A genomic window from Prunus persica cultivar Lovell chromosome G2, Prunus_persica_NCBIv2, whole genome shotgun sequence includes:
- the LOC18785316 gene encoding endoplasmic reticulum metallopeptidase 1 isoform X1, whose product MRRRPQSTSAATTKPEVSEEPIAPSWVAQRPQRSPFVWLTLFLAIAYGSWSVFHYQFESLPAPLTAEQAGKRGFSEFSALEHVKALTQLGPHSVGSDALHLALQYVLAEAEKIKKTAHWEVDVEVDSFTAKSGANRMAGGLFKGRTLVYSDLNHIIIRILPKYAPEAVDNAILVSSHIDTVFSTGGAGDCSSCVAVMLELARGISQWAHGFKHAVIFLFNTGEEEGLNGAHSFITQHPWSKSIRLAIDLEAMGIGGKSGIFQAGPDPWPIETFAAVAKYPSGQIIAQDIFSSGAIKSATDFQVYREVAGLSGLDFAYADNTAVYHTKNDKLELLKLGSLQHLGENMLAFLLKIAASSHLPKVNTMVEEDNKGQSTAVYFDILGTYMVVYRQHFANMLHKSVIAQSLLIWTTSLLMGGYPAAISLALSCFSVILMWIFALSFSVLAAFIIPLISSSPVPYVANPWLVVGLFAAPALLGALTGQYLGYLILHTHLSNVYTKKKQISPVIQADLIKSEAERWLYKSGSLQWLILLILGTYYKIGSSYLALFWLVPPAFAYGFLEATLTPARFPKPLKLATLLIGLAVPILISAGGFIRLAGTIIGTVVRLDRNPGGTPDWLGNVIVATYVAAVMCLTLVYLLSYIHLPGAKKSIVLSTCLLFGLSLAVVSLGIIPPFTKDTSRAVNVVHVVDMTRSFDEKQDPRSYVSLFSSTPGKLTKEVEQINEGFRCGRDKVVDLVTFSVKYSCWTFDDTDNGWSESDVPTMHVDSDTHGDERITRVLIDTKGSTRWTLAINADEIEDFTFKDAGSSEELVLVGDMSSVDGWHIMQFSGGKNAPTRFDLTLFWMKNSTRLDHKVEGKREEGTPLLKLRTDMDIVTPKVDRVLSKLPPWCSQFGKSTSPHTFAFLSNLPVNF is encoded by the exons ATGCGACGGAGGCCCCAGAGCACGTCAGCAGCGACCACCAAACCAGAAGTGAGTGAAGAACCAATTGCCCCTTCATGGGTTGCACAGAGGCCTCAGAGATCACCCTTTGTTTGGCTCACCTTGTTCTTGGCCATCGCCTACGGCTCTTGGAGTGTTTTTCATTACCAGTTCGAGAGCCTGCCTGCGCCTCTGACAGCTGAGCAGGCAGGAAAGAGAGGCTTTTCTGAGTTTTCTGCACTGGAACACGTCAAGGCCTTGACCCAATTGGGTCCTCACTCTGTTGGCTCTGATGCTCTTCATCTAGCTCTCCAG TATGTTTTGGCAGAAGCTGAGAAGATCAAGAAAACTGCTCACTGGGAGGTTGATGTCGAAGTGGACTCGTTCACTGCCAAATCAGGAGCAAATCGTATGGCTGGTGGCTTGTTTAAGGGCAGAACACTTGTTTATTCGGATCTAAATCACATAATTATAAGAATTTTGCCAAAGTATGCACCGGAAGCAGTAGATAATGCCATTCTGGTATCTTCTCACATTGACACTGTCTTCTCAAC GGGAGGGGCTGGAGATTGCAGTTCTTGTGTAGCTGTCATGTTGGAACTTGCTCGTGGAATTTCCCAGTGGGCTCATGGATTTAAGCATGctgttatatttttgtttaatactGGGGAGGAGGAGGGTCTAAATGGTGCTCATAGCTTTATAACTCAG CATCCATGGAGTAAATCGATTCGTCTGGCTATTGATTTGGAGGCCATGGGTATTGGAGGGAAGTCTGGCATATTTCAG GCTGGTCCTGATCCTTGGCCTATCGAGACTTTTGCCGCAGTAGCAAAATACCCATCTGGCCAAATTATAGCACAG gatatattttcttctggaGCCATAAAATCTGCAACAGATTTCCAAGTATACAGAGAGGTTGCTGGTCTTTCAGGGCTTGACTTCGCTTATGCTGATAATACTGCAGTATACCATACAAAG AATGACAAATTAGAGCTTCTTAAATTAGGATCTCTTCAACATCTTGGAGAAAATATGCTTGCTTTTCTGCTTAAGATTGCTGCATCCTCTCATCTTCCAAAAGTCAATACAATGGTAGAAGAGGATAATAAGGGCCAGAGCACTGCTGTATATTTTGACATTTTG GGGACATATATGGTCGTCTATCGTCAACACTTTGCAAATATGCTTCATAAGTCAGTGATAGCTCAATCACTTCTAATATGGACTACATCATTGCTTATGGGTGGTTATCCTGctgcaatttcattggcctTGTCATGTTTTAGTGTTATCCTTATGTGGATATTCGCATTGAGTTTCTCTGTTCTTGCTGCTTTCATTATACCCCTAATATCTTCTTCACCAGTGCCATATGTTGCGAACCCATGGCTGGTAGTCGGGTTATTTGCCGCTCCTGCTCTTCTTGGGGCATTAACTGGTCAATATTTGGGTTATCTTATTCTGCACACGCATTTGTCAAATGTATACACCAAGAAGAAACAGATCTCACCTGTTATTCAAGCTGATTTGATTAAATCAGAGGCTGAAAGATGGCTCTATAAATCTGGATCTCTTCAGTGGCTCATTCTCCTCATTTTGGGAACCTATTACAAAATTGGATCGTCTTATTTGGctcttttttggttggttccACCAGCATTCGCTT ATGGCTTTCTTGAAGCGACTCTGACTCCAGCTCGATTTCCCAAGCCACTCAAACTTGCAACCCTGCTGATAGGATTAGCTGTACCAATATTAATTTCTGCTGGCGGATTTATTCGCCTGGCTGGAACAATAATTGGGACTGTGGTTCGACTTGACAG GAACCCCGGTGGCACTCCTGACTGGCTGGGGAATGTTATAGTTGCCACTTATGTTGCTGCTGTCATGTGCCTAACTTTGGTCTATCTCCTTTCATATATTCATCTTCCAG GTGCCAAGAAATCGATTGTGCTTTCAACTTGCTTGCTGTTTGGCCTCTCACTTGCTGTTGTATCATTGGGTATCATTCCACCATTTACCAAAGACACATCCAGAGCTGTAAAT GTTGTTCATGTTGTAGATATGACAAGAAGCTTCGATGAAAAACAAGATCCTAGATCCTATGtgtctctgttttcttctacTCCTGGGAAATTGACAAAGGAGGTTGAGCAAATCAATGAAGGTTTCAGATGCGGTAGAGATAAAGTTGTTGATCTGGTAACATTTTCAGTCAAATACAGTTGCTGGACCTTTGATGACACTGACAATGGGTGGAGTGAATCAGATGTTCCCACAATGCACGTTGATAGTGATACTCATGGTGATGAAAGAATAACACGAGTTTTAATTGATACAAAAGGTTCAACACGATGGACTCTTGCTATCAATGCTGATGAAATAGAAGATTTCACATTCAaag ATGCAGGAAGCTCAGAGGAATTGGTTTTGGTTGGTGACATGAGCAGTGTAGATGGGTGGCACATTATGCAGTTTTCCGGGGGAAAGAATGCACCGACGAGGTTCGATCTGACACTCTTCTGGATGAAAAACTCTACTCGGTTGGATCACAAGGTGGaagggaagagagaggagggCACTCCCCTTCTAAAGTTAAGAACTGATATGGACATAGTAACTCCTAAAGTTGACAGAGTTCTTTCTAAGCTTCCTCCTTGGTGTTCACAGTTCGGCAAGTCCACGTCCCCCCACACCTTTGCATTTTTAAGTAACCTTCCTGTTAACTTTTAG
- the LOC18785316 gene encoding endoplasmic reticulum metallopeptidase 1 isoform X2 encodes MAGGLFKGRTLVYSDLNHIIIRILPKYAPEAVDNAILVSSHIDTVFSTGGAGDCSSCVAVMLELARGISQWAHGFKHAVIFLFNTGEEEGLNGAHSFITQHPWSKSIRLAIDLEAMGIGGKSGIFQAGPDPWPIETFAAVAKYPSGQIIAQDIFSSGAIKSATDFQVYREVAGLSGLDFAYADNTAVYHTKNDKLELLKLGSLQHLGENMLAFLLKIAASSHLPKVNTMVEEDNKGQSTAVYFDILGTYMVVYRQHFANMLHKSVIAQSLLIWTTSLLMGGYPAAISLALSCFSVILMWIFALSFSVLAAFIIPLISSSPVPYVANPWLVVGLFAAPALLGALTGQYLGYLILHTHLSNVYTKKKQISPVIQADLIKSEAERWLYKSGSLQWLILLILGTYYKIGSSYLALFWLVPPAFAYGFLEATLTPARFPKPLKLATLLIGLAVPILISAGGFIRLAGTIIGTVVRLDRNPGGTPDWLGNVIVATYVAAVMCLTLVYLLSYIHLPGAKKSIVLSTCLLFGLSLAVVSLGIIPPFTKDTSRAVNVVHVVDMTRSFDEKQDPRSYVSLFSSTPGKLTKEVEQINEGFRCGRDKVVDLVTFSVKYSCWTFDDTDNGWSESDVPTMHVDSDTHGDERITRVLIDTKGSTRWTLAINADEIEDFTFKDAGSSEELVLVGDMSSVDGWHIMQFSGGKNAPTRFDLTLFWMKNSTRLDHKVEGKREEGTPLLKLRTDMDIVTPKVDRVLSKLPPWCSQFGKSTSPHTFAFLSNLPVNF; translated from the exons ATGGCTGGTGGCTTGTTTAAGGGCAGAACACTTGTTTATTCGGATCTAAATCACATAATTATAAGAATTTTGCCAAAGTATGCACCGGAAGCAGTAGATAATGCCATTCTGGTATCTTCTCACATTGACACTGTCTTCTCAAC GGGAGGGGCTGGAGATTGCAGTTCTTGTGTAGCTGTCATGTTGGAACTTGCTCGTGGAATTTCCCAGTGGGCTCATGGATTTAAGCATGctgttatatttttgtttaatactGGGGAGGAGGAGGGTCTAAATGGTGCTCATAGCTTTATAACTCAG CATCCATGGAGTAAATCGATTCGTCTGGCTATTGATTTGGAGGCCATGGGTATTGGAGGGAAGTCTGGCATATTTCAG GCTGGTCCTGATCCTTGGCCTATCGAGACTTTTGCCGCAGTAGCAAAATACCCATCTGGCCAAATTATAGCACAG gatatattttcttctggaGCCATAAAATCTGCAACAGATTTCCAAGTATACAGAGAGGTTGCTGGTCTTTCAGGGCTTGACTTCGCTTATGCTGATAATACTGCAGTATACCATACAAAG AATGACAAATTAGAGCTTCTTAAATTAGGATCTCTTCAACATCTTGGAGAAAATATGCTTGCTTTTCTGCTTAAGATTGCTGCATCCTCTCATCTTCCAAAAGTCAATACAATGGTAGAAGAGGATAATAAGGGCCAGAGCACTGCTGTATATTTTGACATTTTG GGGACATATATGGTCGTCTATCGTCAACACTTTGCAAATATGCTTCATAAGTCAGTGATAGCTCAATCACTTCTAATATGGACTACATCATTGCTTATGGGTGGTTATCCTGctgcaatttcattggcctTGTCATGTTTTAGTGTTATCCTTATGTGGATATTCGCATTGAGTTTCTCTGTTCTTGCTGCTTTCATTATACCCCTAATATCTTCTTCACCAGTGCCATATGTTGCGAACCCATGGCTGGTAGTCGGGTTATTTGCCGCTCCTGCTCTTCTTGGGGCATTAACTGGTCAATATTTGGGTTATCTTATTCTGCACACGCATTTGTCAAATGTATACACCAAGAAGAAACAGATCTCACCTGTTATTCAAGCTGATTTGATTAAATCAGAGGCTGAAAGATGGCTCTATAAATCTGGATCTCTTCAGTGGCTCATTCTCCTCATTTTGGGAACCTATTACAAAATTGGATCGTCTTATTTGGctcttttttggttggttccACCAGCATTCGCTT ATGGCTTTCTTGAAGCGACTCTGACTCCAGCTCGATTTCCCAAGCCACTCAAACTTGCAACCCTGCTGATAGGATTAGCTGTACCAATATTAATTTCTGCTGGCGGATTTATTCGCCTGGCTGGAACAATAATTGGGACTGTGGTTCGACTTGACAG GAACCCCGGTGGCACTCCTGACTGGCTGGGGAATGTTATAGTTGCCACTTATGTTGCTGCTGTCATGTGCCTAACTTTGGTCTATCTCCTTTCATATATTCATCTTCCAG GTGCCAAGAAATCGATTGTGCTTTCAACTTGCTTGCTGTTTGGCCTCTCACTTGCTGTTGTATCATTGGGTATCATTCCACCATTTACCAAAGACACATCCAGAGCTGTAAAT GTTGTTCATGTTGTAGATATGACAAGAAGCTTCGATGAAAAACAAGATCCTAGATCCTATGtgtctctgttttcttctacTCCTGGGAAATTGACAAAGGAGGTTGAGCAAATCAATGAAGGTTTCAGATGCGGTAGAGATAAAGTTGTTGATCTGGTAACATTTTCAGTCAAATACAGTTGCTGGACCTTTGATGACACTGACAATGGGTGGAGTGAATCAGATGTTCCCACAATGCACGTTGATAGTGATACTCATGGTGATGAAAGAATAACACGAGTTTTAATTGATACAAAAGGTTCAACACGATGGACTCTTGCTATCAATGCTGATGAAATAGAAGATTTCACATTCAaag ATGCAGGAAGCTCAGAGGAATTGGTTTTGGTTGGTGACATGAGCAGTGTAGATGGGTGGCACATTATGCAGTTTTCCGGGGGAAAGAATGCACCGACGAGGTTCGATCTGACACTCTTCTGGATGAAAAACTCTACTCGGTTGGATCACAAGGTGGaagggaagagagaggagggCACTCCCCTTCTAAAGTTAAGAACTGATATGGACATAGTAACTCCTAAAGTTGACAGAGTTCTTTCTAAGCTTCCTCCTTGGTGTTCACAGTTCGGCAAGTCCACGTCCCCCCACACCTTTGCATTTTTAAGTAACCTTCCTGTTAACTTTTAG
- the LOC18786814 gene encoding CASP-like protein 5A1, which yields MVNATCPSVHPVEAPPPQTHGEPQNPMPEGRMNDIPGMPGTRGGLTLRLNQFVFALVAGCVMASTHATSRYTTLRYFVNAVSWQCLWSLSLAFVDLYAILVKRRLRNPKVVSVFAVGDGISSTITFAAASAAAGISVLDSNDFHSCVRDRCTRYQASVTMAFLSWFAVSSSFVLNFWTLASKSSH from the exons ATGGTGAACGCCACTTGCCCTTCTGTGCACCCAGTAGAAGCGCCACCGCCGCAGACCCATGGAGAGCCCCAAAACCCGATGCCTGAGGGAAGAATGAACGACATACCGGGCATGCCGGGGACACGTGGAGGCCTGACCTTGCGCCTCAACCAGTTCGTCTTCGCACTCGTCGCCGGCTGCGTCATGGCTTCCACCCATGCAACCTCCAGATACACCACCTTGCG CTACTTTGTTAATGCTGTCAGCTGGCAATGCTTATGGAGCCTTTCTCTTGCTTTCGTTGATTTATATGCCATTTTAGTGAAGCGCAGATTGCGAAATCCCAAAGTTGTCAGCGTGTTTGCCGTTGGTGATGGG ATCAGTTCCACAATCACATTTGCCGCAGCTTCTGCAGCTGCTGGTATCTCAGTCCTCGACAGCAATGATTTTCACTCTTGTGTACGTGATCGTTGCACAAGGTATCAGGCATCTGTAACTATGGCCTTTCTGAGTTGGTTTGCTGTTTCATCATCATTTGTTCTGAATTTCTGGACGTTGGCATCCAAGTCAAGTCATTGA